The genomic segment caaatccatcccaaaatgggacaaactggacaaatcatccagaactgaacaaactggacaaatccatccagaatggaacaaactggacaaatccatcccagaatggaacaaactggacaaatccatcccagaatggacaaaactggacaaatccatcccaaacctgaacaaactggacaaaatccatcccagaaccCCCCCCttgaacaaactggacaaatccatcccaaactgaacaaactggacaaatccatcccaaaatggaacaaactggacaaatccatcccaaaatgggacaaactggacaaatccatcccagaacggaacaaactggacaaatccatcccaaaatggaacaaactggacaaatccatcccagaactgaacaaactggacaaatccatccagaactgaacaaactggacaaatccatccaggaatggaacaaactggacaaatccatcccagaatggaacaaactggacaaatccatccaggaatggaacaaactggacaaatccatcccagaactgaacaaactggacaaatccatcccagaatggaacaaactggacaaatccatcccagaatggaacaaactggacaaatccatcccagagtggaacaaactggacaaatcccatcccagaactgaacaaactggacaaatccatcccagaactgaacaaactggacaaatccatcccagaatgggacaaactggacaaatccatccaaaatggaacaaactggacaaatccatccagaatggaacaaactggacaaatccatcccagaatgggacaaactggacaaatccatcccagaatggaacaaaactggacaaatccatcccaaaactgaacaaactggacaaatccatcccagaatggaacaaactggacaaatcccatcccagaactgaacaaactggacaaatccatcccagaactgaacaaactggacaaatccatcccagaatggaacaaactggacaaatccatcccagaactgaacaaactggacaaatccatcccaaaatggaacaaactggacaaatccatcccagaatggaacaaactggacaaatccatcccagaatgggacaaactggacaaatccatcccagaatggaacaaactggacaaatccatcccaaaactgaacaaactggacaaatccatcccagaatggaacaaactggacaaatccatcccagagtggaacaaactggacaaatccatcccagaatgggacaaactggacaaatccatcccaaaatggaacaaactggacaaatccatcccagaatggaacaaactggacaaatccatcccagaactgaacaaactggacaaatccatcccaaaatggaacaaactggacaaatccatcccagaactgaacaaactggacaaatccatcccagaatggaacaaactggacaaatccatcccagaactgaacaaactggacaaatccatcccagaatgggacaaactggacaaatccatcccagaatggaacaaactggacaaatccatcccagagtggaacaaactggacaaatccatcccagaatgggacaaactggacaaatccatcccaaaatggaacaaactggacaaatccatcccagaactgaacaaactggacaaatccatcccagaatggaacaaactggacaaatccatcccagaactgaacaaactggacaaatccatcccaaaatggaacaaactggacaaatccatcccaaaatggaacaaactggacaaatccatcccagaacggaacaaactggacaaatccatcccagaactgaacaaactggacaaatccatcccagaatgggacaaactggacaaatccatcccagaactgaacaaactggacaaatccatcccagaatggaacaaactggacaaatccatccagaacggaacaaactggacaaatccatcccagaatggaacaaactggacaaatccatcccagaatggaacaaactggacaaatccatcccagaatggaacaaactggacaaatccatcccagaactgaacaaactggacaaatccatcccaaaatggaacaaactggacaaatccatcccagaatggaacaaactggacaaatccatcccagaatgggacaaactggacaaatccatccaggaatggaacaaactggacaaatccatcccagaatggaacaaactggacaaatccatcccagagtggaacaaactggacaaatccatcccagaatgggacaaactggacaaatccatcccaaaatggaacaaactggacaaatccatcccagatggaacaaactggacaaatccatcccagaactgaacaaactggacaaatccatcccaaaatggaacaaactggacaaatccatcccagaactgaacaaactggacaaatccatcccagaatggaacaaactggacaaatccatcccagaactgaacaaactggacaaatccatcccagaatggaacaaactggacaaatccatcccagagtggaacaaactggacaaatccatcccagaatgggacaaactggacaaatccatcccaaaatggaaaaactggacaaatccatcccaactgaacaaactggacaaatccatcccagaactgaacaaactggacaaatccatcccagaatggaacaaactggacaaatccatcccagaactgaacaaactggacaaatccatcccaaaatggaacaaactggacaaatccatcccaaaatggaacaaactggacaaatccatcccagaactgaacaaactggacaaatccatcccagaatggggacaaactggacaaatccatcccagaactgaacaaactggacaaatccatcccagaatggaacaaactggacaaatccatcccagaacggaacaaactggacaaatccatcccagaatggaacaaactggacaaatccatcccagaatggaacaaactggacaaatccatcccagaactgaacaaactggacaaatccatccaaaatggaacaaactggacaaatccatcccagaatggaacaaactggacaaatccatcccagaatggaacaaactggacaaatccatcccagaactgaacaaactggacaaatccatcccaaaatggaacaaactggacaaatccaccccaaaatggaacaaactggacaaatccatcccagaatggaacaaactggacaaatccatcccagaatggaacaaactggacaaatccatcccagaatggaaccaaactggacaaatccatcccagaactgaacaaactggacaaatccatcccagagtgGAACAAActgacaaatccatcccaaaatggaacaaactggacaatCCATCCAGAGgtggaacaaactggacaaatccatcccagaactgaacaaactggacaaatccatcccagaatggaacaaactggacaaatccatcccagagtggaacaaactggacaaatccatcccagaatggaacaaactggacaaatccatcccagagtggaacaaactggacaaatccatcccagaatggaacaaactggacaaatccatcccagaatggaacaaactggacaaatccatcccagaactgaacaaactggacaaatccatcccagaactgaacaaactggacaaatccatcccagaactgaacaaactggacaaatccatcccagaatggaacaaactggacaaatccatcccagaatggaacaaactggacaaatccatcccagaatggaacaaactggacaaatccatcccagaactgaacaaactggacaaatccatcccaaaatggaacaaactggacaaatccatcccagaatggaacaaactggacaaatccatcccagaatgggacaaactggacaaatccatccaggaatggaacaaactggacaaatccatcccagaatggaacaaactggacaaatccatcccagagtggaacaaactggacaaatccatcccagaatgggacaaactggacaaatccatcccaaaatggaacaaactggacaaatccatcccagaatggaacaaactggacaaatccatcccagaactgaacaaactggacaaatccatcccaaaatggaacaaactggacaaatccatcccagaactgaacaaactggacaaatccatcccagaatggaacaaactggacaaatccatcccagaactgaacaaactggacaaatccatcccagaatggaacaaactggacaaatccatcccagagtggaacaaactggacaaatccatcccagaatgggacaaactggacaaatccatcccaaaatggaacaaactggacaaatccatcccaaactgaacaaactggacaaatccatcccagaactgaacaaactggacaaatccatcccagaatggaacaaactggacaaatccatcccagaactgaacaaactggacaaatccatcccaaaatggaacaaactggacaaatccatcccaaaatggaacaaactggacaaatccatcccagaactgaacaaactggacaaatccatcccagaatgggacaaactggacaaatccatcccagaactgaacaaactggacaaatccatcccagaatggaacaaactggacaaatccatcccagaacggaacaaactggacaaatccatcccagaatggaacaaactggacaaatccatcccagaatggaacaaactggacaaatccatcccagaatggaacaaactggacaaatccatcccagaactgaacaaactggacaaatccatcccaaaatggaacaaactggacaaatccatcccagaatggaacaaactggacaaatccatcccagaatggaacaaactggacaaatccatcccagaactgaacaaactggacaaatccatcccaaaatggaacaaactggacaaatccaccccaaaatggaacaaactggacaaatccatcccagaatggaacaaactggacaaatccatcccagaatggaacaaactggacaaatccatcccagaatggaacaaactggacaaatccatcccagaactgaacaaactggacaaatccatcccagagtggaacaaactggacaaatccatcccaaaatggaacaaactggacaaatccatcccagagtggaacaaactggacaaatccatcccagaactgaacaaactggacaaatccatcccagaatggaacaaactggacaaatccatcccagagtggaacaaactggacaaatccatcccagaatggaacaaactggacaaatccatcccagagtggaacaaactggacaaatccatcccagaatggaacaaactggacaaatccatcccagaatggaacaaactggacaaatccatcccagaactgaacaaactggacaaatccatcccagaactgaacaaactggacaaatccatcccagaactgaacaaactggacaaatccatcccagaatggaacaaactggacaaatccatcccagaatggaacaaactggacaaatccatcccagagtggaacaaactggacaaatccatcccagagtggaacaaactggacaaatccatcccaaactgaacaaactggacaaatccatcccagaactgaacaaactggacaaatccatcccagagtggaacaaactggacaaatccatcccagaatggaacaaactggacaaatccatcccagaactgaacaaactggacaaatccatcccagaatggaacaaactggacaaatccatcccagaatggaacaaactggacaaatccatcccagaactgaacaaactggacaaatccatcccagaactgaacaaactggacaaatccatcccagaactgaacaaactggacaaatccatcccaaaatggaacaaactggacaaatccatcccagaatggaacaaactggacaaatccatcccagaatggaacaaactggacaaatccatcccagaactgaacaaactggacaaatccatcccagaactgaacaaactggacaaatccatcccaaaatggaacaaactggacaaatccatcccagaactgaacaaactggacaaatccatcccagagtggaacaaactggacaaatccatcccagaatggaacaaactggacaaatccatcccagaatggaacaaactggacaaatccatcccagaactgaacaaactggacaaatccatcccagaactgaacaaactggacaaatccatcccagaatggaacaaactggacaaatccatcccaaaatggaacaaactggacaaatccatcccaaaatggaacaaactggacaaatccatcccagaatggaacaaactggacaaatccatcccaaaatggaacaaactggacaaatccatcccagagtggaacaaactggacaaatccatcccaaaactgaacaaactggacaaatccatccccaaaccATGAGAAACTGGacaatttcaccccaaaaccccaaaaaattggacaaatccaccccaaaacccaacaaactggagaaatccatcccaaaattcatcccattggaaaacccatcccaaaccaggagaaaatggacaaaaatccatcccaaaattcaTCCTGTGGgacaaacccaccccaaaactcaTCCTGTGGgacaaacccaccccaaaactcaTCCTGTGGgacaaacccaccccaaaactcaTCCTGTGGgacaaatccaccccaaaacccatcctGTGGGAccaacccaccccaaaacccatcctGTGGGACcaacccaccccaaaactcaTCCTGTGGgacaaacccaccccaaaactcaTCCTGTGGGAccaacccaccccaaaacccatcctGAGGgacaaacccaccccaaaactcaTCCTGAGGGACcaacccaccccaaaactcctcctGAGGgacaaacccaccccaaaactcaTCCTGAGGGACCATCCCAGCCCAAAGCCAAGGAACTGAAGAATTCCACCCCAAGCCCACCTTGAGcagcttctccttcttcctcctccactCGTCCCACTCGTTGACGATGCGGCCCCAGAGGATCCAGGTGTCCTCCTCCAGGTGGCTGAGGTTGGACGAGGCCGAGGAGCTGGACACCAGCGAGGAGCCGCTGTTGCGCCGCGAGCCGTTCACCGAGCGCAGCGACTTGGAGTCGgcctccagcagcctgggggacaCGGCCACCCCGGTCACCCAGGAggggccagggagggggcagagagggggcagggacaccaaACGTGCCCCAGGGACATGGGAGGGACCCAGGAGTGACCCAAAatgtgcccagggcaggtggcactGACCCAAAatgtgcccagggcaggtggcactGACCCAGAACTGACCCAGAatgtgcccagggcaggtggcactGACCCAGGAGTGACCCAAAATGTGCCCAAAGGAGGTGGCACTGACCCAAAATGTGCCCAAGGAGGTGGCACTGACCCAGAACTGACCCAGAatgtgcccagggcaggtggcactGACCCAGGAGTGACCCAAAatgtgcccagggcaggtggcactGACCCAGGACTGACCCAAAATGTGCCCAAAGGAGGTGGCACTGACCCAAAatgtgcccagggcaggtggcactGACCCAGGAGTGACCCAAagtgtgcccagggcaggtggcactGACCCAAAatgtgcccagggcaggtggcactGACCCAAAatgtgcccagggcaggtggcactGACCCAGGAGTGACCCAGAATGTGCCCAAAGGAGGTGGCACTGACCCAGGAGTGACCCAGAATGTGCCCAGAGAGGGTGGCACTGACacaaaatgtccccaaaggAGGTGGCACTGACCCAGGACTGACCCAAAATGTGCCCAAGGAGTTGGCACTGACCCAGGACTGACCCAGAatgtgcccagggcaggtggcactGACCCAGGAGTGACCCAGAATGTGCCCAGAGAGGGTGGCATTGGCCCAAAGCTGAACTGGAGAGAGTGACCCAGGACTGACCCACATGTGATCCAAAAATGACCCAGAACTGACCCAAAatgtgcccagggcaggtgggagTGACCCAAAACTGGAGCtatcccacccaaaaatggagaTATCAAACCCAAAAATGGAGAtatcccacccaaaaatggagCTATCCCACCCAAAATGGAGCtattccacccaaaaatggagatatcccacccaaaatggagctatcccacccaaaaatggagctatcccacccaaaaatggagatatcccacccaaaaatggagCTATCCCACCCAAAATGGAGCtattccacccaaaaatggagatatcccacccaaaatggagctatcccacccaaaaatggagatatcccacccaaaaatggagaTATCCCACCCAAAATGGAGCtattccacccaaaaatggagctatcccacccaaaaatggagatatcccacccaaaaatggagatatcccacccaaaaatggagatattccacccaaaaatggagaCATTCCACCCAAAATGGAGATATCAAACCCAAAAATGGAGACATTCCACCCAAAATGGAGATATCAAACCCAAAAATGGAGACattccacccaaaaatggagaTATCCCACCCAAAACTGGAGATATTCCACCCAAGTTACTGCAAAAATGAAGATATTTCCCCCCCAgatgaccccaaaaatggagatATTCCCCCCaaaaggaccccaaaaatggggataTTtcccccaaatgaccccaaaaattGAGCTATTTCCTCCAAAAGGACCCCAACAATGGGGATATTTCCCCCAAAGGACCCCAAAACTGGAGCTATTTCCCCCAAAGGACCCCAAAAACGGAGCTCTTTTCCCAGAAATGGAgctctttcccagccccaggagatgGGTGTGAGCCCCGACTGTCCCCAGCGAAGggcccagagccaggagctcgGCCCGGAGCGCTCACCggttctgctcctccagcttgGCCAAACCTCCAACATCTCCAAAAATGGAAATATCCCGCCCAAAAATGGAGACATTCCACCCAAAATGGAGAtatcccacccaaaaatggagacattccacccaaaaatggagaCATTCCACCCAAAATGGAGAtatcccacccaaaaatggagaTATTCCATCCAAAATGGAGAtatcccacccaaaaatggagaCATTCCACCCAAAATGGAGAtatcccacccaaaaatggagaTATCAAACCCAAAAATGGAGCTATCCCACCCAAAATGGAGCtattccacccaaaaatggagCTATCCCACCCAAAATGGAGCTATCCTACCCAAAAATGGAGCtatcccacccaaaaatggagaTATTCCATCCAAAAATTGAGAtattccacccaaaaatggagctatcccacccaaaaatggagaTATCCCACCCAACAATGGGGACATTCGACCCAAAAACGGAGAtattccatccaaaaatggagatattccatccaaaaatggaaatattccatccaaaaatggagaTATCCCACCCAAAATGGAGCTATCCCACCCAAAATGGAGCtattccacccaaaaatggaaatattccaCCCAAAATGGAGCTATCCCACCCAAAATGGAGCTATCCCACCCAAAATGGAGCTATCCCACCCAAAATGGAGCTATCCCACCCAAAATGGAGAtatcccacccaaaaatggagCTATCCCACCCAAAATGGAGCTATCCCACCCAAAATGGAGCTATCCCACCCAAAATGGAGCTATCCCACCCAAAATGGAGCTATCCCACCCAAAATGGAgatattttcccccaaatcccacccaacaATGGAGATATTTCCCCCAAAGGACCCCAAAACTGGAGCTATTtcccccaaatgaccccaagaTTGGAGCTCTTTTCCCAGAAATGGAGctctttccccagccccaggagatgGGTGTGAGCCCCGACTGTCCCAGCGAAGggcccagagccaggagctcgGCCCGGAGCGCTCACCggttctgctcctccagcttgGCCAAACCTCCAACATCTCCAACAATGGAGACattccacccaaaaatggagacattccacccaaaaatggagatattccatccaaaaatggagatattccatttaaaatggagatatcccacccaaaaatggagaCATTCCACCCAAACATGGAGATATTCCATCCAAAATGGAGAtatcccacccaaaaatggagatatcccacccaaaatggagctatcccacccaaaaatggagatatcccacccaaaatggagctatcccacccaaaaatggagGTATTCCACTCATAAATGGAGACATTCCACCCAAACATGGAAAtatcccacccaaaaatggagctatcccacccaaaaatggagatatcccacccaaaaatggagatatcccacccaaaaatggagaTATCCCACCCAAAACTGGAGATATTCCACCCAAGTTACTGCAAAAATGGAGATATTTCCCCCCCAgatgaccccaaaaatggagatATTCCCCCCaaaaggaccccaaaaatggagatATTTCCCCCAAACGACCCCAAAAATGGAGCTATTTCCCCCaaaaggaccccaaaaatggagatgtttcccccaaatgcccccaaaaatggggataTTTCCCCcaaaggaccccaaaaatggagcTATTTCCTCCAAAAGGACCCCAACAATGGGGATATTTCCCCcaaaggaccccaaaaatggggataTTTCCCCcaatgaccccaaaaatggagatATTTCCCCCAAAGAACCCCAAAGATGGGGATATTTCCCCCAAAGGACCCCAACAATGGGGATATTTCCTCCAAATGACCCCAAGATTGGAGCTCTTTTCCCAGAAATGGAGctctttccccagccccaggagatgGGTGTGAGCCCCGATTCTCCCCCAGCGAAGGGCCCAGAGCCAGGAGCGCAGCCCGGAGCACTCACCggttctgctcctccagcttgGCCAAAACTCCAACATCTCCAAAAATGGAGCtatcccacccaaaaatggaaatattccacccaaaaatggagacattccacccaaaaatggagctatcccacccaaaaatggagctatcccacccaaaaatggagctatcccacccaaaaatggagaTATCCCACCCAAAAATTGAGATATTCCACCCAAAATGGAGCTATCCCACCCAAAACTGGAGCtatcccacccaaaaatggggaCATTCGACCCAAAAATGGAGGTATTCCACTCATAAATGGAGACATTCCACCCAAACATGGAAAtatcccacccaaaaatggagCTATCCCACCCAAAATGGAGATATCCCACCCAACAATGGGGACATTCGACCCAAAAATGGAGAtattccacccaaaaatggagaTATTCCATCCAAAATGGAGCTATCAAACCCAAAGATGGAAAtattccatccaaaaatggagctatcccacccaaaaatggagctatcccacccaaaaatggagaCATTCCACCCAAAATGGAGATATCAAacccaaaaatggaaatatcccacccaaaaatggaaatattccacccaaaaatggaaatattccaCCCAAAATGGAGATATCCCACCCAAAATGGAGAtatcccacccaaaaatggagaCATCAAACCCAAAAATGGAGCtatcccacccaaaaatggagctatcccacccaaaaatggagacattccacccaaaaatggagctatcccacccaaaaatggagctatcccacccaaaaatggagaTATCAAACCCAAAAATGGAGCtatcccacccaaaaatggagctatcccacccaaaaatggagCTATCCCACCCAAAACTGGAGCtatcccacccaaaaatggagaTATCCTACCCAAACTGGAGCTATCCCACCCCAAACTGGAGCTACTCTCCCCAGCCACGCAGctctttccccagccccaggagatgGGTGTGAGCCCTGATTCTCCCCCAGCGAAGggcccagagccaggagctcaGCCCGGAGCACTCACCggttctgctcctccagcttggccagcagctgcagctcgtCGGGGCTCAGCGCCTCGGGCTCGGCGCTCGGGGGGCGCGCGGGCGGCGCCGCCTCGGGGCTGCCCGGCCGGGACGCCATGGCCTCACCGGCGGCACCACGGCGCTCTGCGGGGGCAGAACTCACATTGAGGGGGCAGAGATTCACTCTGTGGGGGCAGAACTCACTCTGTGGGGGCAGAACTCACATTGTGGGGGCAGAACTCACATTGTGGGGGCAGAGACTCACATTGTGGGGGCAGAACTCACTCTGTGGGGGCAGAACTCACTCTGTGGGGGCAGAACTCACATTGCAGGGCCAGAATTCACATTGTGGGGGCAGAGATTCACATTGTGGGGGCAGAAATTCACATTGTAGGGGCAGAAATTCACATTGTAGGGGCAGAAATTCACATTAGGGGCTCAAAATTCACATTGCAGACCCAAAATTCACATTAGGGGCCCAAAATTCACATTGCAGGGCCAGAATTCACATTGCAGCACCAGAAATTCACACTGCGGgcccaaaattcccattgcaGCCCCAAATCCTCCGATTCAGGACCAGAAATTCCCATTGcagccccaaaaattcacattgCAGCACCAGAAATTCACATTgcagccccaaaatcctctgcttcagcccaaaattcacattgcagccccaaaaattcacattgCAGGACTAAAAATTCACATGGCAGCCCTAAAAATTCACATTCAGCACCAAATCCTCCGATTCAGGACCAGAAATTCACATTGCAGCACCAGAAATTCACATTGCAGCACCAAAATTCACATTGCGGGCCCGAAATTCACATTTCGGTCCCAGAAATTCACATTAGGGGCTCAAAATTCACACTGcggccccaaaattcccattgcaGCCCCAAATCCTCTGATTC from the Haemorhous mexicanus isolate bHaeMex1 unplaced genomic scaffold, bHaeMex1.pri scaffold_210_ctg1, whole genome shotgun sequence genome contains:
- the LOC132322925 gene encoding EVI5-like protein; this translates as MASRPGSPEAAPPARPPSAEPEALSPDELQLLAKLEEQNRLLEADSKSLRSVNGSRRNSGSSLVSSSSASSNLSHLEEDTWILWGRIVNEWDEWRRKKEKLLK